Proteins from a single region of Pongo pygmaeus isolate AG05252 chromosome 3, NHGRI_mPonPyg2-v2.0_pri, whole genome shotgun sequence:
- the HNRNPDL gene encoding heterogeneous nuclear ribonucleoprotein D-like isoform X1: MEVPPRLSHVPPPLFPSAPATLASRSLSHWRPRAPRQLAPLLPSLAPSSARQGARRAQRHVTAQQPSRLAGGAAIKGGRRRRPDLFRRHFKSSSIQRSAAAAAATRTARQHPPADSSATMEDMNEYSNIEEFAEGSKINASKNQQDDGKMFIGGLSWDTSKKDLTEYLSRFGEVVDCTIKTDPVTGRSRGFGFVLFKDAASVDKVLELKEHKLDGKLIDPKRAKALKGKEPPKKVFVGGLSPDTSEEQIKEYFGAFGEIENIELPMDTKTNERRGFCFITYTDEEPVKKLLESRYHQIGSGKCEIKVAQPKEVYRQQQQQQKGGRGAAAGGRGGTRGRGRGQGQNWNQGFNNYYDQGYGNYNSAYGGDQNYSGYGGYDYTGYNYGNYGYGQGYADYSGQQSTYGKASRGGGNHQNNYQPY; the protein is encoded by the exons ATGGAGGTCCCGCCCCGGCTTTCCCATGTGCCGCCGCCATTGTTCCCCTCCGCTCCCGCTACTTTAGCCTCCCGCAGCCTCTCCCATTGGCGGCCGCGGGCGCCGCGGCAGCTAGCCCCGCTCCTCCCTTCGCTCGCTCCCAGCTCCGCCCGGCAGGGGGCGCGCCGGGCCCAGCGCCACGTCACCGCCCAGCAGCCCTCCCGATTGGCGGGCGGGGCGGCTATAAAGGGAGGGCGCAGGCGGCGCCCGGATCTCTTCCGCCGCCATTTTAAATCCAGCTCCATACAACGCTccgccgccgctgctgccgcGACCCGGACCGCGCGCCAGCACCCCCCTGCCGACAGCTCCGCCACTATGGAGGATATGAACGAGTACAGCAATATAGAGGAATTCGCAGAGGGATCCAAGATCAACGCGAGCAAGAATCAGCAGGATGACGG TAAAATGTTTATTGGAGGCTTGAGCTGGGATACAAGCAAAAAAGATCTGACAGAGTACTTGTCTCGATTTGGGGAAGTTGTAGACTGCACAATTAAAACAGATCCAGTCACTGGGAGATCAAGAGGATTTGGATTTGTGCTTTTCAAAGATGCTGCTAGTGTTGATAAG GTTTTGGAACTGAAAGAACACAAACTGGATGGCAAATTGATAGATCCCAAAAGGGCCAAAGCTTTAAAAGGGAAAGAACCTCCCAAAAAGGTTTTTGTGGGTGGATTGAGCCCGGATACTTCTGAAGAacaaattaaagaatattttggAGCCTTTGGAGAG ATTGAAAATATTGAACTTCCCATGgacacaaaaacaaatgaaagaagagGATTTTGTTTTATCACATATACCGATGAAGAGCCAgtaaaaaaattgttagaaagcAGATACCATCAAATTGGTTCTGGGAAG tGTGAAATCAAAGTTGCACAACCCAAAGAGGTATATaggcagcaacagcaacaacaaaaaggtgGAAGAGGTGCTGCAGCTGGTGGACGAGGTGGTACAAGGGGTCGTGGCCGAG GTCAGGGCCAAAACTGGAACCAAGGATTTAATAACTATTATGATCAAGGATATGGAAATTACAATAGTGCCTATGGTGGTGATCAAAACTATAGTGGCTATGGCGGATATGATTATACTGGGTATAACTATGGGAACTATGGATATGGACAGGGATATGCAGACTACAGTG GCCAACAGAGCACTTACGGCAAGGCATCTCGAGGGGGTGGCAATCACCAAAACAATTACCAGCCATACTAA
- the HNRNPDL gene encoding heterogeneous nuclear ribonucleoprotein D-like isoform X2, producing the protein MEVPPRLSHVPPPLFPSAPATLASRSLSHWRPRAPRQLAPLLPSLAPSSARQGARRAQRHVTAQQPSRLAGGAAIKGGRRRRPDLFRRHFKSSSIQRSAAAAAATRTARQHPPADSSATMEDMNEYSNIEEFAEGSKINASKNQQDDGKMFIGGLSWDTSKKDLTEYLSRFGEVVDCTIKTDPVTGRSRGFGFVLFKDAASVDKVLELKEHKLDGKLIDPKRAKALKGKEPPKKVFVGGLSPDTSEEQIKEYFGAFGEIENIELPMDTKTNERRGFCFITYTDEEPVKKLLESRYHQIGSGKCEIKVAQPKEVYRQQQQQQKGGRGAAAGGRGGTRGRGRGQQSTYGKASRGGGNHQNNYQPY; encoded by the exons ATGGAGGTCCCGCCCCGGCTTTCCCATGTGCCGCCGCCATTGTTCCCCTCCGCTCCCGCTACTTTAGCCTCCCGCAGCCTCTCCCATTGGCGGCCGCGGGCGCCGCGGCAGCTAGCCCCGCTCCTCCCTTCGCTCGCTCCCAGCTCCGCCCGGCAGGGGGCGCGCCGGGCCCAGCGCCACGTCACCGCCCAGCAGCCCTCCCGATTGGCGGGCGGGGCGGCTATAAAGGGAGGGCGCAGGCGGCGCCCGGATCTCTTCCGCCGCCATTTTAAATCCAGCTCCATACAACGCTccgccgccgctgctgccgcGACCCGGACCGCGCGCCAGCACCCCCCTGCCGACAGCTCCGCCACTATGGAGGATATGAACGAGTACAGCAATATAGAGGAATTCGCAGAGGGATCCAAGATCAACGCGAGCAAGAATCAGCAGGATGACGG TAAAATGTTTATTGGAGGCTTGAGCTGGGATACAAGCAAAAAAGATCTGACAGAGTACTTGTCTCGATTTGGGGAAGTTGTAGACTGCACAATTAAAACAGATCCAGTCACTGGGAGATCAAGAGGATTTGGATTTGTGCTTTTCAAAGATGCTGCTAGTGTTGATAAG GTTTTGGAACTGAAAGAACACAAACTGGATGGCAAATTGATAGATCCCAAAAGGGCCAAAGCTTTAAAAGGGAAAGAACCTCCCAAAAAGGTTTTTGTGGGTGGATTGAGCCCGGATACTTCTGAAGAacaaattaaagaatattttggAGCCTTTGGAGAG ATTGAAAATATTGAACTTCCCATGgacacaaaaacaaatgaaagaagagGATTTTGTTTTATCACATATACCGATGAAGAGCCAgtaaaaaaattgttagaaagcAGATACCATCAAATTGGTTCTGGGAAG tGTGAAATCAAAGTTGCACAACCCAAAGAGGTATATaggcagcaacagcaacaacaaaaaggtgGAAGAGGTGCTGCAGCTGGTGGACGAGGTGGTACAAGGGGTCGTGGCCGAG GCCAACAGAGCACTTACGGCAAGGCATCTCGAGGGGGTGGCAATCACCAAAACAATTACCAGCCATACTAA